The Malassezia japonica chromosome 8, complete sequence genome includes a window with the following:
- a CDS encoding uncharacterized protein (TransMembrane:1 (o233-259i)): MTIQSTPSAESDDIAAAHGDREVGVLRLRGESTRPRSGTTAEASSSRERRVVWTDDTVDNEGLGKKKSKNRKRQLGLGGDEPVETTDADGDPVTVLLTAESTRYDEDDDPTSTRYRTLSTVRSSRTSDSSTRSISTELGGIGGLTCTDRHESHGYADDHHVEQLDHHVFEQHDVLVADIDLVVVDALVQLADTSGNSVDTDTGAAMSTLPSSSPSASPSASNLESGSHTNTGAIAGGVVGGVVGAILLAALLAMLFICLRKRRRTNTAPEMAHQTNYPATTGPASYGGATQYGAQPSEPNYDTRGYPASVNTAASPFGAAAANYEEQPSYAPTHATTSEIAPPVAAAGLAGTGAGVAAARRPSVAQRRGTITRTNEPQSPSERAAAADEVVGMHPSPPQSPAYTQAYEQPAAPVSPPRAAAFERTSYDQGSYDRPHSNVYDQDDPSVWPSSYMDSWVGGENPYSAAGVSHAGHGTEEPPPPTAFHMRPGQTMPTGASSMSPVGAFTQPFSATNGSTTAAQRSTRAARDAAARSIR, translated from the exons ATGACGATCCAATCGACGCCGTCCGCGGAAAGCGACGATATcgcagccgcgcacggtgaccgcgaggtcggcgtgctgcgtcTACGTGGCGAATCTACGCGTCCCCGCTCCGGTACGACTGCGGAAGCATCCTCCTcacgcgagcggcgcgtcgtgtgGACCGATGACACGGTCGACAACGAAGGACTCGGCAAGAAAAAGAGCAAGA ACCGCAAGCGGCAGCTGGGTCTCGGTGGCGATGAACCGGTCGAAACCACGGATGCCGACGGCGACCCCGTCACGGTCCTTCTCACCGCGGAGTCGACCCGCTACGATGAGGATGACGACCCGACATCGACGCGCTACCGCACGCTGAGCACGGTGCGCTCTTCGCGCACGTCGGactcctcgacgcgctccatTTCCACAGAGCTCGGCGGAATCGGCGGACTGACTTGTAC cgacCGGCACGAGTCTCACGGATACGCTGACGACcaccacgtcgagcagctcgaccacCACGTCTtcgagcagcacgacgtcctcgtcgccgacatcgacctcgtcgtcgtcgacgcgctcgtccagctcgC CGACACGTCCGGCAACTCGGTCGACACGGACACGGGCGCGGCGATGTCTACGCTcccgtcctcgtcgccgtcggcgtccCCGTCCGCGTCGAACCTCGAGAGCGGCTCGCACACGAACACGGGAGCGATTGCCGGCGGTGTGGTCGGCGGTGTGGTCGGCGCGATCCTCCTGGCCGCCTTGCTGGCGATGCTATTTATTTGCCTGCGCAAACGCAGGCGCACAAACACTGCACCGGAAATGGCGCACCAGACCAACTACCCGGCGACGACCGGCCCGGCGTcgtacggcggcgcgacgcagtacggcgcgcagccgagcgagccgaaCTACGACACGCGCGGCTACCCCGCGAGCGTCAAcacggccgcctcgccgtttggcgctgccgcagcCAACTACGAGGAGCAGCCGTCGTACGCTCCGACGCATGCCACCACATCCGAGATTGCGCCGCCTGTTGCCGCCGCAGGACTCGCTggcaccggcgcgggcgtcgccgcagcacgccgaccttctgtcgcgcagcgccgcggcacgatCACGCGCACGAACGAGCCGCAGAGCCCGTCGGAGAGGGCCGCTGCCGCGGACGAAGTGGTCGGAATGCACCCCTCGCCCCCGCAGTCGCCGGCGTATACGCAGGCGTACGAgcagccggcggcgcccgtatcgccgccgcgcgccgcggcgtttGAACGCACGTCGTACGACCAAGGCTCGTACGATCGTCCCCATTCGAACGTGTATGACCAGGACGACCCATCCGTCTGGCCCTCGTCGTACATGGACAGCTgggtcggcggcgagaaCCCCTACTCGGCTGCCGGCGTGAGCCACGCGGGCCACGGAACCGAGGAGCCGCCGCCTCCGACTGCCTTCCACATGCGCCCCGGCCAGACGATGCCGAcgggcgcatcgagcatGTCGCCTGTGGGCGCCTTTACTCAACCCTTCTCTGCCACGAACGGCTCGACGACTGCCGCGCAGCGGTCCACTCGTGCTGCGCGggacgcagcagcgcgctcgaTTCGCTAA